From the Paenibacillus sp. MMS20-IR301 genome, the window CTTTAAACGCTCCATTGCTAAAGATGGTGTCTTGGCTGAGGTGAAGAAACGCAAGCATTATGAGAAGCCAAGCGTAAAGCGCAAGAAGAAGTCTGAGGCTGCTCGTAAGAGAAAGTTTTAGGAGGATTACCCACGCATGAATCTTAGCGAACGATTGAACGAAGATATGAAGCAAGCGATGAAGAGTAAGGACAAGTTCACACTCTCCACCATTCGAATGGTTCGTTCTACAATAAAGTATCTTGAAATAGATTTGAAGAGAACATTAGACGACAACGAAGTGCTTGATATCCTTAGTCGTGAAATCAAACAGCGCAAAGATGCCCTCCAAGAATTTGAAGCAGCGGGTCGTGAAGAACTTGCCGCGAGTACGAAGGCAGAAATCGAGATTATCATTAAATATCTTCCCGAACAGCTTTCCGAAGAAGAAATTAAAGTAATTGTACAGCAGACCATCCAGGAAACCGGTGCTTCTTCGAAAAGTGAAATGGGTAAGGTAATGAGCGCGCTGATGCCTAAGGTCAAAGGCCGCGCCGATGGTAAACTCGTGAACCAGGCGGTTCAGCAATTTCTGCAATAAACTAACGCTAGCACCCCTTTAATTAGGGGTGTTTTTCGTTATTCCCCTTAGGAATTCCCTCCGGTTAACCTAACACCCTAATGTATGTCTACTAAGCACATCTTACATGTGCTGTAAAATAACAAAATAATGTAGAATAATGTGATTTCTTATCATTAACCCAATGTTATAGATAAGGGCAGAATATTTCGTCTGTCCTTATTTGTGTTTCTTAGTTGTAAGAGCCTGCTTGCAATGATGTGAGTTTTGCTCATAAAAAAGTGCTGCCCCGCATAAGGTGTACAGAAGGCAGGAAGGGGGAGCGTCTACTTATGACCCGTATCGGCCGCAGGCTGCGGGGATGGACAAACGGGGTACTGGATCTTCCGCAGGATGTGCTGCAGGAGATGCCCCGGATCACCCTGATCGGCAATAAGGAGCTGTATATTGAGAACCACCGCGGCGTGCTGCATTTCTCTTCAGAGCAGCTCAGGCTGGCGCTCGCCAAAGGCTATCTGGAGATTTCCGGCGAAGGGCTGGTTA encodes:
- the rpsU gene encoding 30S ribosomal protein S21, whose translation is MSETKVRKNETIDAALRRFKRSIAKDGVLAEVKKRKHYEKPSVKRKKKSEAARKRKF
- the yqfC gene encoding sporulation protein YqfC yields the protein MTRIGRRLRGWTNGVLDLPQDVLQEMPRITLIGNKELYIENHRGVLHFSSEQLRLALAKGYLEISGEGLVIRNILGQELAVVGIIGEIRYKESGDNP
- a CDS encoding GatB/YqeY domain-containing protein, whose translation is MNLSERLNEDMKQAMKSKDKFTLSTIRMVRSTIKYLEIDLKRTLDDNEVLDILSREIKQRKDALQEFEAAGREELAASTKAEIEIIIKYLPEQLSEEEIKVIVQQTIQETGASSKSEMGKVMSALMPKVKGRADGKLVNQAVQQFLQ